The Spirosoma sp. SC4-14 DNA window GTAATAGCAACGTACGGTCCATCATCATCAGCGCCAGCATAAACGTAGGAATGAAATATTCAAAAAATACCAGCACATAGTGCGGATTAAGCATAATGTTACCGGCTAAGGCTGTTCCAACGGCTATCAGGGCTAGCAGAACTGAGCTAACGGGTGCAATTTCGGGCCGGGGCAGGCGTTTTCGCCGAAGTTTGAGCAACAGATTGCCAATACCAAACAACCCCATTACCGACAGAAAGGAAATGGTATAGACCCCTGCTAATGCCTGAAGTGCTCCACCCGTGCTGAGCAAAACCGATACGCAAAGTCCAAAAAATACCAGCAGAATATAATAGGGGGCCTGTCGGCCATTTTCTTTCAGCAGAAACTGCGGAAAGATACGGTCGAGGGTCATCCGTTTTATAAGGCCGCTTACACCAACAAAGGAGGTGAGCACCGCACCGCTCAAGACCAGCACTGCATCCAGCGAAACAAGCCACGAAAGCCAGTGACCACCTGCCTGTTGGCCCATAAAGGCCAATAAGGATTCCTGATGATTCTGAACATCATTTACCGGAATCAGGCACAGGGCCAGAAGGGCAATAAGTGGATTAAATACCGTAACAATAATCCACATATTCCGGAGGGTTTTTGGAAAAACACCCCGAGCCTGTTCTTCAACGTAATTGGCCGAGCTTTCGAATCCGGAAATACCCAGCATGGCCGCCGAAAAACCAGCAAATAATTGAAACGAAAGACTATGTTCAGACTTTGTTGCAAAATTGAGGGAAAACTGGCTCAGCCCGTTGGTGAGTACATACCAGCCACAGGTTAGGCATAAAATGACCAATGTGGCCAGATGCAGAATAAAAATAACAACGGCTGCTTTTGACGATTCTTTTAGCCCGAGCAGGTTCAGCAGAAAGAAAAGAAACAAAAGTCCAATGGTGCCTAGTATGATGGGTAAGCCGGGGCTGAACGAGGTCGCGTAATGAATGGCTTCGTTGGCCGAAATTACACTGGTAGCTACGTAGGACAGAATAGTCAGGCAGGCGGCCAGCGATGCCATTGACTTGTTGGTCGAGTTGAGAAGCACATTGTAAGCGCCACCGTTCAGAGGTAAAGCGCCAACAACTTCGCCGTAGATTTTGCGAAACAAAAATAACGTACCCCCTACCAGCAGCAATGAAATCCAGGCAAACTGTCCTGCATATAAAATACTGAGCGATGAAACATAGAGACAGGAAGAACTAATGTCGTTACCGCAAATGGCCGATGCCGGTAACTCGCTTAATTTGGTATGGTTTTCCATCAAACAGAACTAGCTTAGAAATCCTTTCTTTAAAGCAATACTAAGCATTCTGGTGGTTATTTAATAATGTCGGAGGTAGACTCCATTGAAACACCATCTGCTACCGTCTGGGCAGCATTCGCAACAACGGCCCTCCCGAAACCGGAAACATCCAGGCTATTGGGAGGGTCGTCGTTGCGGACGATTTATGTATGTTCAATGTATGAAAGATGTAAGTAGACTCAACTGGCTAGCGGAAAACCAGATTGATTTAGCATCGGAAACAAAGGTATA harbors:
- a CDS encoding APC family permease, yielding MENHTKLSELPASAICGNDISSSCLYVSSLSILYAGQFAWISLLLVGGTLFLFRKIYGEVVGALPLNGGAYNVLLNSTNKSMASLAACLTILSYVATSVISANEAIHYATSFSPGLPIILGTIGLLFLFFLLNLLGLKESSKAAVVIFILHLATLVILCLTCGWYVLTNGLSQFSLNFATKSEHSLSFQLFAGFSAAMLGISGFESSANYVEEQARGVFPKTLRNMWIIVTVFNPLIALLALCLIPVNDVQNHQESLLAFMGQQAGGHWLSWLVSLDAVLVLSGAVLTSFVGVSGLIKRMTLDRIFPQFLLKENGRQAPYYILLVFFGLCVSVLLSTGGALQALAGVYTISFLSVMGLFGIGNLLLKLRRKRLPRPEIAPVSSVLLALIAVGTALAGNIMLNPHYVLVFFEYFIPTFMLALMMMDRTLLLRGALSVILYFFKPLKQGIERFTSWTNRTIKKINDQEFVFFSKGDDIASLNRVMIYIQENEETNRLLIVTVENDHFKAPENLHRDIETLDRAYPDIDITYKKIEGHFGPELISELSAQWQIPTNFMFIGSPGQRFQYRVEQLCGVRLII